A stretch of the Stegostoma tigrinum isolate sSteTig4 chromosome 34, sSteTig4.hap1, whole genome shotgun sequence genome encodes the following:
- the LOC125446618 gene encoding hepatic and glial cell adhesion molecule-like isoform X2, translating to MSCEIAACDETLLSDEKLLSDSGRRLVLAVSQQKTIHGTISESVLLPMKQNISHPNEVFSLEWRVIQNKTVRSILIFSPRSPIPYVSESFKNRVNFSHSKSELLLKNIQLSDEGIYELEVTTSDGKSTKYAVMLTVNVAVSIPRIEVFPEVPQMGDNVTLQCSVLEGNLVQYSWYRCEQSLYDGKNYRLSHNNRSLTLLNIQESEVGTYRCQARNHISVKHRDFVLQICTSTSVIARYVYIGYGGYPGYIGYILILVLCYQWIKELQKRPKDNDAIYENSKPVKQKLSVTRSAETKMCNMRMSNRWGR from the exons GGAGAAGGTTAGTGCTGGCAGTTTCCCAGCAGAAAACAATACATGGAACAATTTCTGAATCAGTGCTACTACCCATGAAGCAAAATATCAGTCACCCAAATGAAGTGTTTAGTTTGGAGTGGAGAGTAATTCAGAACAAGACAGTAAGATCTATCCTCATATTTTCACCCCGTTCCCCCATCCCATATGTCTCAGAATCTTTTAAAAACCGAGTGAATTTCTCCCACTCCAAGTCTGAATTATTGCTGAAAAATATCCAGCTGAGTGATGAAGGGATATATGAACTCGAAGTAACGACATCAGATGGAAAATCTACAAAATATGCTGTCATGTTAACGGTTAATG TTGCTGTCTCTATTCCACGTATTGAGGTCTTTCCTGAGGTTCCTCAGATGGGGGACAATGTCACTCTGCAATGCTCCGTTCTAGAGGGGAACTTGGTCCAGTACAGCTGGTACAGATGTGAACAATCTCTGTATGATGGTAAAAATTATCGTCTGTCCCACAACAATCGCTCCTTGACTCTACTGAACatacaggaaagtgaagttggcACTTACAGATGCCAGGCAAGGAACCACATCAGTGTCAAACACAGAGACTTTGTGCTTCAGATATGTA CATCAACATCAGTCATTGCACGCTATGTGTACATTGGTTATGGAGGTTACCCTGGATACATTGGGTACATCCTCATCCTTGTGCTATGTTACCAGTGGATAAAAGAATTGCAGAAAAGGCCCAAGGACAATG ATGCAATTTATGAAAACAGTAAACCAGTAAAGCAGAAGCTTTCAGTCACGCGGTCAGCAGAAACCAAGATGTGCAACATGCGAATGAGCAACAGATGGGGCAGATAA
- the LOC125446618 gene encoding hepatic and glial cell adhesion molecule-like isoform X3, protein MTLLLIATVLQILQILTGRRLVLAVSQQKTIHGTISESVLLPMKQNISHPNEVFSLEWRVIQNKTVRSILIFSPRSPIPYVSESFKNRVNFSHSKSELLLKNIQLSDEGIYELEVTTSDGKSTKYAVMLTVNVAVSIPRIEVFPEVPQMGDNVTLQCSVLEGNLVQYSWYRCEQSLYDGKNYRLSHNNRSLTLLNIQESEVGTYRCQARNHISVKHRDFVLQICTASTSVIARYVYIGYGGYPGYIGYILILVLCYQWIKELQKRPKDNDAIYENSKPVKQKLSVTRSAETKMCNMRMSNRWGR, encoded by the exons GGAGAAGGTTAGTGCTGGCAGTTTCCCAGCAGAAAACAATACATGGAACAATTTCTGAATCAGTGCTACTACCCATGAAGCAAAATATCAGTCACCCAAATGAAGTGTTTAGTTTGGAGTGGAGAGTAATTCAGAACAAGACAGTAAGATCTATCCTCATATTTTCACCCCGTTCCCCCATCCCATATGTCTCAGAATCTTTTAAAAACCGAGTGAATTTCTCCCACTCCAAGTCTGAATTATTGCTGAAAAATATCCAGCTGAGTGATGAAGGGATATATGAACTCGAAGTAACGACATCAGATGGAAAATCTACAAAATATGCTGTCATGTTAACGGTTAATG TTGCTGTCTCTATTCCACGTATTGAGGTCTTTCCTGAGGTTCCTCAGATGGGGGACAATGTCACTCTGCAATGCTCCGTTCTAGAGGGGAACTTGGTCCAGTACAGCTGGTACAGATGTGAACAATCTCTGTATGATGGTAAAAATTATCGTCTGTCCCACAACAATCGCTCCTTGACTCTACTGAACatacaggaaagtgaagttggcACTTACAGATGCCAGGCAAGGAACCACATCAGTGTCAAACACAGAGACTTTGTGCTTCAGATATGTA CAGCATCAACATCAGTCATTGCACGCTATGTGTACATTGGTTATGGAGGTTACCCTGGATACATTGGGTACATCCTCATCCTTGTGCTATGTTACCAGTGGATAAAAGAATTGCAGAAAAGGCCCAAGGACAATG ATGCAATTTATGAAAACAGTAAACCAGTAAAGCAGAAGCTTTCAGTCACGCGGTCAGCAGAAACCAAGATGTGCAACATGCGAATGAGCAACAGATGGGGCAGATAA
- the LOC125446618 gene encoding hepatic and glial cell adhesion molecule-like isoform X1: protein MSCEIAACDETLLSDEKLLSDSGRRLVLAVSQQKTIHGTISESVLLPMKQNISHPNEVFSLEWRVIQNKTVRSILIFSPRSPIPYVSESFKNRVNFSHSKSELLLKNIQLSDEGIYELEVTTSDGKSTKYAVMLTVNVAVSIPRIEVFPEVPQMGDNVTLQCSVLEGNLVQYSWYRCEQSLYDGKNYRLSHNNRSLTLLNIQESEVGTYRCQARNHISVKHRDFVLQICTASTSVIARYVYIGYGGYPGYIGYILILVLCYQWIKELQKRPKDNDAIYENSKPVKQKLSVTRSAETKMCNMRMSNRWGR, encoded by the exons GGAGAAGGTTAGTGCTGGCAGTTTCCCAGCAGAAAACAATACATGGAACAATTTCTGAATCAGTGCTACTACCCATGAAGCAAAATATCAGTCACCCAAATGAAGTGTTTAGTTTGGAGTGGAGAGTAATTCAGAACAAGACAGTAAGATCTATCCTCATATTTTCACCCCGTTCCCCCATCCCATATGTCTCAGAATCTTTTAAAAACCGAGTGAATTTCTCCCACTCCAAGTCTGAATTATTGCTGAAAAATATCCAGCTGAGTGATGAAGGGATATATGAACTCGAAGTAACGACATCAGATGGAAAATCTACAAAATATGCTGTCATGTTAACGGTTAATG TTGCTGTCTCTATTCCACGTATTGAGGTCTTTCCTGAGGTTCCTCAGATGGGGGACAATGTCACTCTGCAATGCTCCGTTCTAGAGGGGAACTTGGTCCAGTACAGCTGGTACAGATGTGAACAATCTCTGTATGATGGTAAAAATTATCGTCTGTCCCACAACAATCGCTCCTTGACTCTACTGAACatacaggaaagtgaagttggcACTTACAGATGCCAGGCAAGGAACCACATCAGTGTCAAACACAGAGACTTTGTGCTTCAGATATGTA CAGCATCAACATCAGTCATTGCACGCTATGTGTACATTGGTTATGGAGGTTACCCTGGATACATTGGGTACATCCTCATCCTTGTGCTATGTTACCAGTGGATAAAAGAATTGCAGAAAAGGCCCAAGGACAATG ATGCAATTTATGAAAACAGTAAACCAGTAAAGCAGAAGCTTTCAGTCACGCGGTCAGCAGAAACCAAGATGTGCAACATGCGAATGAGCAACAGATGGGGCAGATAA